A region from the Aliarcobacter thereius LMG 24486 genome encodes:
- the map gene encoding type I methionyl aminopeptidase — MSIAIRKPQEIEKLLVANQAVAKTLKYLEENVKAGMTLKEVDAMGDKFINSLGARPAFKGLYGFPNAICTSLNEVIIHGIPSDVVLKEGDILGLDIGTEVDGWYGDSAITMPIGKISKKDEELIACAKDSLYYAIDIIQEGMRFKELSKAIEDFIVARGYQPLVRFCGHGIGRKPHEDPEIPNYLEFGSVKSGPKIKNGMVFCIEPMICQKDRNPIILDNGWDVVSADGLRGSHYEHTVAVVDGKAVILSNRE, encoded by the coding sequence ATGTCTATTGCTATTAGAAAACCACAAGAGATTGAAAAACTACTTGTTGCAAATCAAGCTGTTGCAAAAACTCTAAAATATTTAGAAGAGAATGTAAAAGCAGGAATGACTTTAAAAGAAGTTGATGCTATGGGAGATAAATTTATAAATAGTTTAGGTGCAAGACCTGCATTTAAAGGTTTATATGGATTCCCAAATGCAATTTGTACATCTTTAAATGAAGTTATTATTCATGGAATACCATCTGATGTTGTTTTAAAAGAGGGTGATATACTTGGACTTGATATTGGAACAGAAGTTGATGGTTGGTATGGTGATAGTGCTATTACTATGCCAATTGGAAAAATTTCTAAAAAAGATGAGGAATTGATTGCTTGTGCTAAAGATTCATTATACTATGCAATTGATATTATTCAAGAAGGAATGAGATTTAAAGAGCTTTCAAAAGCTATTGAAGATTTTATTGTTGCAAGAGGATATCAGCCACTAGTTAGATTCTGTGGACATGGTATAGGAAGAAAACCTCATGAAGATCCTGAAATTCCAAATTATTTAGAGTTTGGAAGTGTAAAATCTGGTCCAAAAATAAAAAATGGAATGGTTTTTTGTATTGAACCGATGATCTGTCAAAAAGATAGAAATCCTATTATTTTGGATAATGGATGGGATGTTGTTTCAGCAGATGGATTAAGAGGAAGCCACTACGAGCATACAGTTGCTGTTGTAGATGGTAAAGCAGTTATATTAAGCAATCGAGAATAA
- the infA gene encoding translation initiation factor IF-1: MAKDDVIVVDGKVIEALPNAMFRVQLENGHIVLCHISGKMRMHYIRILPNDTVTVEITPYSLDKGRIVHRKK; the protein is encoded by the coding sequence GTGGCAAAAGATGATGTAATCGTAGTTGATGGTAAGGTTATAGAAGCCTTGCCAAATGCAATGTTTAGAGTACAGCTAGAAAATGGTCATATAGTACTATGTCATATCTCAGGAAAAATGAGAATGCATTATATTAGAATATTACCAAATGATACTGTAACAGTAGAAATTACACCTTATTCATTGGATAAAGGTAGAATAGTTCATAGAAAAAAATAG
- a CDS encoding uracil-DNA glycosylase, whose product MTKIKQIQILNYFNMLKMFGYNYSKEFIIEEKSSCDFSLPSNNIELREVVKSCHLCELSKHRKNVLFSSGRINSKIMFICDEPSKTEDELGEFYHGNSGEMLLNMIKNVLKLNKDDIYITTMLKCRPKFEASIQNYDSCFCYLSKQIELVKPKIIVGFGEKVFNYFIKDDGEFLQKRGDVLKYGNFTFIPTFSTQFLLKNPSYKKDSYEDLKKIKTVYEELI is encoded by the coding sequence ATGACAAAAATAAAACAAATACAAATTTTAAACTATTTTAATATGTTAAAGATGTTTGGATATAACTATTCAAAAGAGTTTATTATAGAAGAAAAGAGTAGTTGTGATTTCTCTTTACCTTCAAATAATATTGAGCTTAGAGAAGTGGTAAAATCTTGTCACTTATGTGAGCTTTCAAAACATAGAAAAAATGTACTTTTTTCATCTGGAAGAATTAATAGTAAAATTATGTTTATTTGTGATGAGCCTTCAAAAACTGAAGATGAGTTAGGAGAGTTTTATCATGGTAATAGTGGTGAAATGCTTTTAAATATGATTAAAAATGTTTTAAAATTAAATAAAGATGATATTTATATAACAACTATGCTTAAATGTAGACCAAAATTTGAAGCAAGTATTCAAAACTATGATAGTTGTTTTTGTTATTTATCTAAGCAAATTGAGTTAGTAAAACCAAAAATAATTGTAGGTTTTGGAGAAAAAGTTTTTAACTATTTTATAAAAGATGATGGAGAATTTTTACAAAAAAGAGGTGATGTTTTGAAATATGGTAATTTTACTTTTATACCAACTTTTTCTACACAATTCTTACTAAAAAATCCATCTTATAAAAAAGATTCTTATGAAGATTTAAAAAAGATTAAAACAGTTTATGAGGAGTTAATTTGA
- the aspS gene encoding aspartate--tRNA ligase yields the protein MRTHYNTSVKENLIGETVTVAGWVNSRRDHGGIIFIDLRDKSGLVQLVADPQDCKDALAIAETVRDEFVLIAKGKVRARGEGLENPNLETGKIEIILESLVIENRSKAMPFDIEDEKVNDEIKLRNRFLELRSKKSFDIFQLRSKATIQARNTLDDLGFLDVETPILTKSTPEGARDYLVPSRVHPGEFYALPQSPQLFKQLLMVAGFDRYFQIAKCFRDEDLRADRQPEFTQIDVEMSFCTQEDVIKVAEKLIYDVFTKCGKDIPKTFKRMKYSEAMESYGSDKPDLRFDMPLIDVIDIFEKSSNEIFTDIAKDKKNNRIKALRCPNGDNVFSKRQMKGFEDYVRKFGAKGLGYFQMKEDGLKGPLTKFFTEADLEEIIKVTNLEVGDVVFFGAGDKKTVWDYMGRFRLFLANEMNIIPSDKYEFLWVVDFPMFEVEDGKTKALHHPFTMPKDLNKEDLEEIESIAYDIVLNGTELGGGSIRIHKEEIQSKVFELMGIGEDEAKEKFGFLLDALQYGAPSHGGFALGLDRMIMLLAGTDSIRDVIAFPKTQKAQCLLTQAPSEVDEAQLKDLHIRVRKVEQ from the coding sequence TTGAGAACACATTATAATACAAGTGTAAAAGAGAATTTAATCGGAGAAACAGTTACTGTTGCTGGTTGGGTAAATAGTAGAAGAGATCACGGTGGAATTATTTTTATTGATTTAAGAGATAAAAGTGGTTTAGTTCAACTTGTTGCTGATCCACAAGATTGCAAAGATGCTTTAGCTATTGCTGAAACTGTAAGAGATGAGTTTGTTTTAATAGCAAAAGGAAAAGTTAGAGCAAGAGGTGAAGGATTAGAAAATCCAAATTTAGAAACTGGAAAAATTGAGATTATCTTAGAAAGTTTAGTTATTGAAAATAGATCAAAAGCTATGCCTTTTGATATAGAAGATGAAAAAGTAAATGATGAAATAAAATTAAGAAATAGATTTTTAGAACTTAGAAGTAAAAAATCATTTGATATATTTCAACTAAGAAGTAAAGCAACTATTCAAGCTAGAAATACACTTGATGACTTAGGATTCTTAGATGTAGAAACTCCAATTTTAACAAAATCAACTCCAGAAGGTGCAAGAGATTATTTAGTTCCAAGTAGAGTTCATCCTGGAGAATTTTATGCACTTCCGCAATCTCCACAACTATTTAAACAACTTTTGATGGTTGCAGGATTTGATAGATATTTTCAAATTGCAAAATGTTTTAGAGATGAAGATTTAAGAGCAGATAGACAACCAGAATTTACTCAAATAGATGTTGAGATGAGTTTTTGTACTCAAGAAGATGTAATAAAAGTTGCTGAAAAACTAATCTATGATGTATTTACAAAATGTGGTAAAGATATTCCAAAAACATTTAAAAGAATGAAATATTCTGAAGCAATGGAGAGTTATGGAAGTGATAAACCAGACTTAAGATTTGATATGCCACTTATTGATGTTATTGATATATTTGAAAAATCTTCAAATGAAATTTTCACTGATATTGCAAAAGATAAAAAAAATAATAGAATAAAAGCTTTAAGATGTCCAAATGGGGATAATGTTTTCTCAAAAAGACAGATGAAAGGTTTTGAAGATTATGTAAGAAAATTTGGTGCAAAAGGACTTGGATATTTTCAAATGAAAGAAGATGGTCTTAAAGGTCCGCTTACAAAGTTTTTTACTGAAGCTGATTTGGAAGAGATTATAAAAGTTACAAATCTTGAAGTAGGAGATGTTGTATTTTTTGGAGCTGGAGATAAAAAAACTGTATGGGATTACATGGGAAGATTTAGACTTTTCCTTGCAAATGAGATGAATATTATTCCTAGTGATAAATATGAGTTTTTATGGGTTGTTGATTTTCCTATGTTTGAAGTTGAAGATGGAAAGACAAAAGCACTTCATCATCCATTTACTATGCCAAAAGATTTAAATAAAGAAGATTTAGAAGAGATTGAATCAATAGCTTATGATATTGTTTTAAATGGAACTGAACTTGGTGGTGGAAGTATAAGAATTCACAAAGAGGAGATTCAATCAAAAGTATTTGAACTTATGGGAATAGGGGAAGATGAAGCAAAAGAGAAGTTTGGGTTTTTACTTGATGCTTTACAATATGGAGCACCATCTCACGGTGGATTTGCTTTAGGACTTGATAGAATGATAATGTTACTTGCTGGAACTGATTCAATAAGAGATGTTATAGCATTCCCTAAAACTCAAAAAGCTCAATGCTTATTAACTCAAGCTCCATCAGAAGTTGATGAAGCACAATTAAAAGATTTACATATAAGAGTAAGAAAAGTTGAGCAATAA
- a CDS encoding YgiQ family radical SAM protein, producing the protein MIKQNKFLPTTKEEMQERGWYELDVILITGDAYIDSPFMGIAVVGRILEDIGFKVGIIGQPDINSDIDIKRLGEPKLFWGVSGGSIDSMVSNYTATKKFRNDDDYTAGGKNNKRPDRATLVYTNLIRRYFKNTVPIVLGGIEASLRRLSHYDYWSNSLRKPILFDSKADYMIYGMGEQAIIDLGNYLNEGKDVKTIAGLCYISKEPVKEYVQIPSHKECLENKEKYIDLFRAFYDNNDPMYSKGLCQEVDGRYLIQNPPSRYLEEIEMDKIASYPYQREAHPFYTKDGKVKALETIKFSIMTHHGCWGECNFCAIAAHQGRTIRTRSEQNILSEAKHFTTLKDFKGIISDVGGPTANMYGYECKKKMNLGTCIDNKRCVDAHRLCRTMKVDHSRNIKLLRDIRAIPKVKKAFIASGIRYDFIAADKKYGKEYLKEIIDNHISGQMKIAPEHTSDEVLHHMGKPGKQTLIEFKKMFDDLNKTSGKKQFLTYYLIAAHPGCKESHMHELKQFTTHELKINPEQAQVFTPTPGTYSALMYYTELDPFTKKKIFVEKDPRKKEKQKEIVVSKNSFSKSKVSFGMQG; encoded by the coding sequence ATGATTAAACAAAACAAATTTTTACCAACAACAAAAGAAGAGATGCAAGAAAGAGGCTGGTATGAGCTAGATGTTATTTTAATAACAGGTGATGCATATATAGATTCTCCTTTTATGGGTATTGCTGTTGTTGGAAGAATTTTAGAGGATATTGGTTTTAAAGTTGGAATTATTGGACAACCAGATATTAATAGTGATATTGATATTAAAAGATTAGGTGAACCAAAACTATTTTGGGGAGTTAGTGGTGGAAGTATAGATTCTATGGTTTCAAACTATACTGCTACAAAAAAGTTTAGAAATGATGATGATTATACAGCTGGTGGGAAAAATAATAAAAGACCAGATAGAGCAACTTTAGTCTATACAAATTTAATAAGAAGATATTTCAAAAATACTGTTCCAATAGTTTTAGGTGGAATAGAAGCTAGTTTAAGAAGATTAAGTCATTATGATTATTGGTCAAATTCTTTAAGAAAACCAATATTATTTGATTCAAAAGCTGATTATATGATTTATGGAATGGGTGAACAAGCAATCATAGATTTAGGCAATTACCTAAATGAGGGAAAAGATGTAAAAACTATTGCTGGACTTTGTTATATATCAAAAGAGCCTGTAAAAGAGTATGTTCAAATTCCATCACATAAAGAGTGTTTAGAGAATAAAGAAAAATATATTGATCTATTTAGAGCTTTTTATGATAACAATGACCCAATGTATTCAAAAGGATTATGTCAAGAAGTAGATGGAAGATATTTAATACAAAATCCACCAAGTAGATATTTAGAAGAGATAGAAATGGATAAAATAGCTTCATATCCATATCAAAGAGAAGCCCATCCTTTTTATACAAAAGATGGAAAAGTTAAAGCTTTGGAGACAATAAAGTTTTCTATTATGACTCATCATGGATGTTGGGGAGAGTGTAATTTTTGTGCAATAGCAGCTCATCAAGGAAGAACAATAAGAACAAGAAGTGAACAAAATATTTTAAGTGAAGCAAAACATTTTACAACACTCAAAGATTTTAAAGGAATAATCTCTGATGTTGGTGGACCAACTGCAAATATGTATGGTTATGAATGTAAGAAAAAGATGAATCTTGGAACTTGTATTGATAATAAAAGATGTGTAGATGCACATAGACTTTGTAGAACTATGAAAGTAGATCATAGCAGAAATATAAAACTTTTAAGAGATATAAGAGCTATCCCAAAGGTAAAGAAAGCTTTTATAGCTTCAGGGATCAGATATGATTTTATTGCAGCTGATAAAAAATATGGAAAAGAGTACTTAAAAGAGATAATTGATAATCATATATCAGGTCAGATGAAAATAGCTCCTGAGCATACAAGTGATGAAGTTCTTCATCATATGGGAAAACCAGGAAAACAAACATTAATTGAATTTAAAAAAATGTTTGATGATTTAAATAAAACAAGTGGAAAAAAACAATTTTTAACTTACTATTTAATTGCAGCTCATCCAGGATGTAAAGAGAGCCATATGCATGAACTTAAACAATTTACTACTCATGAGTTAAAAATAAATCCAGAACAAGCTCAAGTATTTACTCCAACTCCAGGAACTTACTCTGCTCTTATGTACTATACAGAATTAGACCCGTTTACAAAGAAAAAAATATTTGTAGAGAAAGATCCAAGAAAAAAGGAAAAACAAAAAGAGATAGTTGTTTCTAAAAATAGCTTTTCAAAATCAAAAGTTAGCTTTGGTATGCAAGGATAA
- a CDS encoding adenylate kinase, translating into MNLMLFGAPGAGKGTQAKFLIEKYNIPQISTGDMFRAAIAEKTKMGMEAKKFMDKGKLVPDETTIGIIKDRLAQNDCKNGFILDGFPRTLAQAEALNGLLKDLNISLDKVISLNVPDELIVGRITGRRVCSKCGASFHVEFNPSKKENICDYCESDLMIRKDDNAQTVKSRLEAYHTQTTPLINYYKEKGIFIELDGTKDVSIVTEDMFKALS; encoded by the coding sequence ATGAATTTAATGCTATTTGGAGCACCAGGAGCTGGAAAAGGAACACAAGCAAAATTTCTAATCGAGAAATATAATATTCCTCAAATCTCAACAGGAGATATGTTCAGAGCTGCAATTGCAGAGAAAACAAAGATGGGAATGGAAGCAAAAAAGTTTATGGATAAGGGAAAATTAGTTCCAGATGAGACAACTATTGGTATTATCAAAGATAGATTAGCACAAAATGACTGTAAAAATGGATTCATTCTTGATGGTTTTCCAAGAACATTGGCTCAAGCTGAAGCATTAAATGGTTTATTAAAAGATTTAAATATCTCTTTAGATAAAGTTATCTCTTTAAATGTTCCAGATGAGTTAATTGTTGGAAGAATTACAGGTAGAAGAGTTTGTTCAAAATGTGGAGCATCATTTCATGTAGAATTTAATCCATCTAAAAAAGAAAATATCTGTGATTATTGCGAAAGTGATTTAATGATTAGAAAAGATGATAATGCCCAAACTGTAAAAAGCAGACTTGAAGCTTATCATACTCAAACAACACCTTTAATTAACTACTACAAAGAAAAAGGTATTTTTATAGAGCTTGATGGGACAAAAGATGTATCTATTGTAACAGAAGATATGTTTAAAGCTCTTTCATAA
- a CDS encoding adenylate kinase: MKKLFLIIGAPGSGKTTDAELIAKRHENITHYSTGDMLRAEMAKKSVIGNEIAKYVNTGNIVPIKIAIQTIVNAIKNAPTNTIIIDGYPRSLEQMSALDEYLKNEKELELISCIEVVVSEEVAKDRVLGRNRGDDDKLEVFNNRMNVYIEPLKVIQDFYESKNILKKIDGERTIEEIVDEMESFILSKI, from the coding sequence ATGAAAAAACTATTTTTAATAATCGGAGCTCCAGGAAGTGGAAAAACAACAGATGCCGAACTTATAGCAAAAAGACATGAAAATATAACTCACTATAGTACAGGCGATATGTTAAGAGCTGAGATGGCGAAAAAAAGTGTTATAGGAAATGAGATAGCAAAATATGTAAATACTGGAAATATTGTACCAATTAAAATAGCTATACAAACGATAGTAAATGCTATAAAAAATGCTCCAACAAATACAATAATAATAGATGGATATCCTAGAAGTTTAGAGCAAATGAGTGCTTTGGATGAGTATTTGAAAAATGAGAAAGAGCTAGAATTAATATCTTGTATAGAAGTAGTTGTAAGCGAAGAAGTTGCAAAAGATAGAGTGCTTGGAAGAAATAGGGGAGATGATGATAAGCTTGAAGTATTTAACAACAGAATGAATGTATATATAGAACCTTTAAAAGTTATTCAAGATTTTTATGAATCAAAAAATATCTTAAAAAAAATAGATGGTGAGCGAACTATCGAAGAGATTGTAGATGAGATGGAAAGTTTCATTTTATCAAAAATATAG
- a CDS encoding competence/damage-inducible protein A yields MNKRVNFYSVIIGTELLNGRRKDAHFEFLNQELLKRGWEHKASFVIEDDKELMLKIFNLIKSDEHSVMFSFGGIGATPDDFTRQIAADAFTNSQMEFNEEAKKRIENRFKDEAYPHRVNMAYLPIDAKLLKNIVNDVAGFYLEDRFFFTPGFPSMSQSMVLEALDKHYCCSNIKKYRKTVTIVSSENDLIEVMKKIPTNLEFSSLPKIIGNKRKVVISVAGYNQDEVNLAFQLFLDFCLENKKEYVLEDGL; encoded by the coding sequence GTGAATAAAAGAGTAAATTTTTATAGCGTAATTATTGGAACTGAACTTTTAAATGGAAGAAGGAAAGATGCTCATTTTGAGTTTTTAAATCAAGAGCTTTTAAAGCGTGGTTGGGAACATAAAGCATCTTTTGTAATAGAAGATGATAAAGAGTTGATGCTAAAAATATTTAATCTTATAAAATCTGATGAACATAGTGTGATGTTCAGTTTTGGTGGAATTGGAGCAACTCCAGATGATTTTACAAGACAAATAGCTGCAGATGCTTTTACAAACTCACAAATGGAATTTAATGAAGAAGCTAAAAAAAGAATAGAAAATAGATTTAAAGATGAAGCCTATCCTCATAGAGTAAATATGGCTTATCTTCCAATAGATGCAAAACTTCTAAAAAATATTGTAAATGATGTAGCTGGATTTTATTTAGAAGATAGATTTTTTTTTACACCAGGATTTCCATCTATGAGTCAAAGTATGGTTTTGGAAGCTTTGGATAAACACTACTGTTGTTCAAATATAAAAAAATATAGAAAAACAGTAACAATTGTAAGTAGTGAAAATGATTTAATTGAAGTTATGAAAAAAATTCCAACGAACCTTGAATTTTCATCTTTACCAAAAATTATTGGAAATAAAAGAAAAGTTGTAATATCTGTTGCTGGATATAATCAAGATGAGGTAAATCTTGCTTTTCAACTCTTTTTAGATTTTTGCCTTGAAAATAAAAAAGAGTATGTTTTGGAAGATGGTTTGTAA
- a CDS encoding type II toxin-antitoxin system CcdA family antitoxin, translating to MTAIYNKNAKKKATNISINSDLLEKAKQYKINISANVEKTLETLIYEYEKANWEEQNRVAIDDYNKRVKEEGLFSDHFRSF from the coding sequence ATGACTGCAATATATAATAAAAATGCAAAGAAAAAAGCTACAAATATTTCAATAAACTCTGACTTGCTGGAAAAAGCAAAACAATATAAAATAAATATATCTGCAAATGTTGAAAAAACTCTTGAAACTTTAATATATGAGTATGAAAAAGCAAATTGGGAAGAGCAAAATAGAGTTGCAATAGATGATTACAATAAAAGAGTAAAAGAAGAGGGTCTTTTTTCAGACCATTTTAGGAGTTTTTAA
- a CDS encoding CcdB family protein, whose protein sequence is MAQFDVYENKNEMTKENFPYIIDIQNNILKNLSSRVVIPMRKSNKTINILNPKFNINGIEVILSTQEISTISIENLGDKVCSLKDEREEIINSIDFLITGF, encoded by the coding sequence ATGGCTCAATTTGATGTTTATGAAAATAAAAATGAGATGACAAAAGAGAATTTCCCATATATTATTGATATACAAAATAATATTTTAAAAAATTTATCTTCAAGAGTTGTAATTCCTATGAGAAAATCAAATAAAACTATAAATATTTTAAATCCAAAGTTTAATATAAATGGTATAGAAGTTATATTATCAACTCAAGAAATTTCAACAATTTCAATAGAGAATCTTGGAGATAAAGTTTGCTCTTTGAAAGATGAAAGAGAAGAGATTATAAACTCAATCGATTTTTTGATAACTGGGTTTTAA
- a CDS encoding CatA-like O-acetyltransferase, which produces MSYKFFDINSWNRKEHFEHYRKLQCTFNLTSEIEISKFLEYTKQNGYKFYSSIICMISKIVNETLEFKIMKENEDFIIWGFLNPSFTIFNEKEETFSSIWCEYNQDKDTFIELIENDINEYKSSKQLFPKYNLPKNHFNISMIPWVSHSGFNLNVENIEDYFQPIITLGKYKNENNKTLLAVTVQIHHAVCDGFHISKFINTLQEYCNNPEKYL; this is translated from the coding sequence TTGAGTTATAAGTTTTTTGATATAAATTCTTGGAATAGAAAAGAACATTTTGAACATTATAGAAAATTACAATGCACTTTTAATTTAACTTCAGAGATAGAAATAAGTAAATTTCTTGAATATACAAAACAAAATGGATATAAGTTTTATTCTTCAATTATTTGTATGATTTCTAAAATTGTTAATGAAACTTTAGAGTTTAAAATTATGAAAGAGAATGAAGATTTTATAATTTGGGGTTTTTTAAATCCAAGTTTTACAATATTTAATGAAAAAGAAGAAACTTTTTCATCTATATGGTGTGAATATAATCAAGATAAAGATACTTTTATAGAATTAATTGAAAATGATATAAATGAGTATAAATCTTCAAAACAGCTTTTTCCAAAATATAATTTGCCAAAAAATCATTTTAATATTTCTATGATTCCTTGGGTAAGTCATAGTGGATTTAATCTAAATGTAGAAAACATTGAAGATTATTTTCAGCCAATTATTACTCTTGGAAAATATAAAAATGAGAATAATAAAACTTTATTAGCAGTTACAGTGCAAATTCATCATGCTGTTTGTGATGGTTTTCATATATCAAAGTTTATAAATACTTTACAAGAGTATTGTAACAATCCAGAGAAATATTTATAA
- a CDS encoding MalY/PatB family protein — protein MNYNFDKICERKNTDSSKWDTTKDGVIPMWVADMDFEVAPKIVESIIKKANHKIFGYTIISDKYYEAEISWSKKRFNFDLQKEWIEATTGVIPSLSTILQTFCKKGDKVLIQSPVYHYFNIAIKRNELEILTNNLVYKNSNYEINFEDFENKLKNEKPKLFILCNPHNPVGRVWRKDELIKMGELCLKYNVLVISDEIHRDLVFKDYSFIPFASICEDFLQNSITCTSATKTFNLAGLKASNIIVANQDLRVKLNENLVKNEIKSLNIFGIESTISAYEYCEDWLEELLIYLEKNRDFLENFIAKNIPNIKVIKAEATYLMWLDISNFGLDSTTFTKKLEEIGKVRVISGSTFGENGDNFIRVNIACPKKILEQALNALKFTIENL, from the coding sequence ATGAATTATAATTTTGATAAAATATGTGAAAGAAAAAATACAGATAGCTCAAAATGGGATACAACAAAAGATGGTGTAATCCCTATGTGGGTTGCTGATATGGATTTTGAAGTTGCTCCAAAAATTGTAGAAAGTATAATCAAGAAAGCAAATCATAAAATATTTGGATATACAATTATTTCTGATAAATATTATGAAGCTGAAATATCTTGGTCTAAAAAGAGATTTAATTTTGATCTACAAAAAGAGTGGATAGAAGCAACGACTGGTGTAATACCTAGCTTAAGCACAATTCTTCAAACATTTTGCAAAAAAGGAGATAAAGTTTTAATTCAATCTCCTGTTTATCACTATTTTAATATTGCAATAAAAAGAAATGAACTTGAAATATTAACAAATAATTTAGTCTATAAAAATAGTAACTATGAAATAAACTTTGAAGATTTTGAAAATAAATTAAAAAATGAAAAGCCAAAACTTTTTATTTTGTGTAATCCTCATAATCCAGTTGGAAGAGTTTGGAGAAAAGATGAACTTATAAAGATGGGGGAACTTTGCTTAAAATACAATGTTTTAGTAATAAGTGATGAAATTCATAGAGATTTGGTTTTTAAAGATTACTCTTTTATTCCATTTGCTTCTATTTGTGAAGATTTTTTACAAAACTCTATTACTTGTACTAGTGCTACAAAAACTTTTAATCTAGCAGGATTAAAAGCTTCAAATATTATTGTTGCAAATCAAGATTTAAGAGTAAAATTGAATGAAAACTTAGTTAAAAATGAGATAAAAAGTTTAAATATTTTTGGTATTGAATCAACAATAAGTGCCTATGAATATTGTGAAGATTGGCTTGAAGAACTCTTAATATATCTTGAAAAAAATAGAGATTTTTTGGAAAATTTTATAGCAAAAAATATCCCAAATATAAAAGTAATAAAAGCAGAAGCTACATATTTAATGTGGTTAGATATAAGTAATTTTGGTTTAGATTCAACAACATTTACAAAAAAACTTGAAGAGATTGGGAAGGTAAGAGTAATCTCTGGAAGCACTTTTGGAGAAAATGGAGATAATTTCATAAGAGTAAATATCGCTTGTCCTAAAAAGATTTTAGAACAAGCTTTAAATGCTTTAAAATTTACTATTGAAAATTTATAA